In Setaria viridis chromosome 5, Setaria_viridis_v4.0, whole genome shotgun sequence, the genomic stretch AAACCGAGGCCTGAAATCTGACAAGTGCCTCTGATTTAACCCACAAGTGATGAACCACGTGTACATTGCTATGAACGCCTCAACGCACTCGACATGTTGAAAAACGGCTTGAATGTCAGAAGTAGCCCGATTATCGACACCATGTTTATCATCAGGAACAGGATCTGATCACCTGCATCAATTTGTTGTTTTTCAGTTGCCTGCCATCCTAACAGTGGTAATACTTATAAGCCATATCCATCACATGTAACTTTTACATACCTGGTAAGAACAGTCCAGTCATGTGCTTCTGAGCCCACGAAAAcctgtaaaaaaaattaaattacgCAATTCTTTTTTTCCGACGAACTAAATTACGCAATTCTGAAAAAGGCAGTACATTTTTGTCCAGGTAAAAAGAAAGGGTAGTACTTACAAAATTCCTGCTGCCGCTGGAGCCACACCTTTGAACAATGACATGATAGTCACAGAGATGCCATTCGCGACGCCTCTTTGTTCTTGTGTCTACACATGTTTCGTAAGAGAAGTTAGAATCTAGAAAATTGAACCCCAAATGTATTGAGCACAATGAGCCTATCAGACAGGATTGATACTTACCACTGCGTTGTTTTGCAGAATGTTGCATGCAGTAGTAATGGTAGCCTGTTTATTGCCCAAATATACATCACGATttattcaaaataaaaaattccttGAAACAGACTAAGTTTATTTTCAATAAGAAGATTGATAAAACATGTTTACATGCATTAGAAAAGAAGTTGACTCACAGAGAACACATTCTTCAAAAGCGAAGCAATGTTGATTAGTATTTTGAGCTCCGTCTCTTGTAGGTTggccatgaaggggtatgttgCGAGGAGAAGTATAGACAAGACCTACAAATCAATACCCATTTAAATTTGGCACTTGAAAAGATAAATGGCATTAAAGATGATTTGCTTCAATACATCTCTTGCtttaataaatatttatttatttatgtccTGCGCACCCAATCAGTTTCCATAAAAAGAAATCAGACATACTCCACCACCTAATATTCAAATCTATATCTAACCATAAATTTAACTTATCTTATTGGGTTGATGCATACTTGTTTCCCCACTGAACATTAAACTACTTTAATTTGTTTAAGATTCTTAATCTTTTTATGAGTGTACTGAAGCAAATCTCACAAAGATGCATTTCACATACCGCCACGGGACGTAATGGCCTGATTGATCCGAAATACTTGACAATGAAAGGATAAAGGGCAAGTTGATATACAAGAACACCAATACCTACAAAGATCAAGTGAAATTCTCGTAAGGTAAATAATTCAGCGGCAGATGCTACTGGAAGTGGTAAAAGCATGCATGCTATTTATGTCTTGATTTTATTTACTTTGCAGGTTatgtttctctcttttttgaGCAAGGGCTGTGCTTCATATGCACAAGAATTATTTTCTTAAAAACTAGCAAAAAAATATCACATACCTGAGACGGCCAGCACAGTACCGACATCCTGTGAGGTCAAATTCAGGCCCCGGAATTTTCTGCTGCTCACTGCCCAGAGCGAAAATGTCTGAAGATGATATTCGGAGAACATATTAGGATCCTCTCATATTGAAGAAGTGACTCTCATGAGCACTTAATAAAGATTCAGAAATAGAGAATAGAGATCACCTCAAGATAAGCTGTGTCATGGAGACAAAAGATACAGTAGATGATTATTGCTGACATCAATTGCCAGTTCTTTAGCAGGTTCTTTGTAGATGTGTCACTAGCCTCTTTAGCTTTTCCACCTTCTAAGTTTGAGTCAGCAACTTGTGCCTCCAGCGCATCAATAGCTTCTACTTTTTCACCATCATGGAAGTGCAGTGTTTCCTGAGAAAAGGGATAAATGGTAAGGAACTTTCTCAAAATCTCATGAAAATTTTGGAAGAAATGTTTTGTACTGAAGAACGGTGTATCATTCCTGTTATATTTCACTTATTTTCTTTAAGAGACGTAGCCATTTTGATTTTCATTGAAAAAATCATAAGGAGATAGTGTGGCATACCGGAAGCCATATGCATGCAATACAGGATCCAGCTGCTAGCATCGATATGAAAAAGCTTGGAAGGAAGTATGGAAACCTGAAAGTAGACACAAATTCCAAAGGTTTATCTTATGCTCAAGAAGATACAGAAACCAATGTAATACAAATAGTATGAGCAATAATTTACCTCCCAAATATGGACTCCTTTGAGAAAAGGTTTGGGTACTTCTCTGCAGGCTAATACAGGATAGAGGATAGATAATGTTGGTCATGTATTTTTTTGCAACGGTTGCTTTATAAGACTATAAAAAGTGCAATTGTCCTCACCTGTGCAAGAAACCCTCCAATAGCTGGTCCAATAACAAGAGCTATTGCTCGCGATGAAGTAACCTAGGACATAGCGTTAGACCTAAGTTAGCTGCCTACAAGTAAGGATAGACACTACGAACTGAACATTTGTTCAAAGTAAGAAGTTGAAGGTTTGAAATTCAAAAGTTACTAGGGATTGTTCTTACAAGAGATATTCCTAGAGCTTGGTGCTCTTTTCTGCAGACTTCCGTAGCGTAGGCCTGGAAAATACATATGCATCCATGAGCATCTAATACCTAGTGTCATTGGCTAAGTGGGGCCAGCAATCGAGACAATTTACCTTGATTGGCCCCAGTATACCACAGAGCAACCCAAGCAACCCCCTAGTCACAATTGCCATCCAGTAACTTGTGCTAAGGCCAAAGAGTGTGTTGAAAACAATCCTGAAAAATCAAAACCAAGTTTACTTCAGCCTATTTGCTGATGGAGTACTAACTAACTGAGCATGATCCCATAATGTGGCTGAATGTTCCCTACACTGAGAGAATGCTGATCACAATGCAGGGCTTCCTTCCATACTTGTCTGCAAATATGCCCCATGGAACAGAAGTGAAGGTCCTGGCAAGGAAATAAATTGCCCCTGGAACCACAATTACAGTCAGTAAGACAGTAAGTAATGACGACAACTATCATCAAACTGAGATAATAACTGTGGTTTACTCAATGATTTGAGGAATGTGCACATGTATCCTGATTGAGGTTAAGAGTATGATAATATATAAAATCGGGATGCGAAATCTCAACCATGAGAGGAGACATTACTCACCAATAAAACCAGCATAGAACCCGATATCCTGCTCTTGCTTTGCGATTTTCAGGTCTCTGATCTGTTGTattgcaacaacaacaaagtGACAAATAGTTGGCAGCCATCATATTCCAGAATTTAAGGGTTGCAGGTTCTTGTATGTCGATGAAGATAAAGGTTCAGATTCTAAAATGTATATACATACCATGAAGTATAGATAAGGGAACGATGACAGGATCGGCAGAGCTGGAACAGCAAAAAGGGTTAGGGGTTAATACAACAAACAATTAAAActgatttgatttgattgaACTGAAGAACAAGGGAAAAGAACGTGCATCAATGCCCACTTGTGAATCAAGCTCTGACAACAAGAGCGCTATGGCCACTCTGCATTCCAAGATGTTTGACAAGATGATCAGATCAACGCCTAGCAGTGTTGGACCCAGCCCAAGACTTAGATGGTGCGGAGGAGAGATTAGGTGTCAGGTAGATAGGGTATAGCAGCAGTATTAGAGAGACCGCGTTAtgcaatttttcaaaaaaaaaacagacatgacgtggctactgctgctggaggccCACCACCTTAGCCCAGGCCCAAAACTGTGCAAGCCCATTGGACTTCGGCCTTCGGCCTGCTTGCACCCGGTAGAGCGCACCTCCGGTGTGCAAGGAAACCACACTTAAACTGGAGACTAATTCCTCGCAGGAGTATATGGCGGTCATGTTGGTCGTCTGTCATATGTACTCCGGTGAGTCATCGGCGGGCACGTCACCGACGAACAAAATACTCCAATCAAAGTTACTCCAAATAAAACACACCAAATTGAAGTAGCCGAGAAAGAAGGGGAGATATCTCATATCTGTGGGGGATCGACATGGACTAGTACGACTCACTGGAGGTGAGGCAGACGATCCAGATGTAGAAGAAGTTGCGGTAGGGGATGCCGGTGCTCATATTGTTCGCCTCCTCCAGCCGGCACCCGGGGCACCCCTCGCGGCTCCTCCGCTTCGAATTCGTCcccagcagcggcgccgccaccgcctcgccgccgtccatcccgccgccggccggtcgaTACGAtgatcctctcctctcctctcctctcgccgcgccgcccgcccggaaCAAGATCGAGCACGGCGGGTCGTCTCGCTCGCTCTCCCTTGCAGCTACTACATACGAGCGGTGGCGTTAATCATTAACTagctgaaggaagaagatgcaAACTGCAAAGGCTCTGCGACGCCCAAAAATCTTGGCATCCGGTGCCCAACTCTGCACCCGGTACCTTGATTATTAAATTATCTCACGTACGTGCTGTTCACCCGGCTCCTTCTACCTCAGCACCTCGCAGGCCATGCTGGGGCTGCTaccgcgctcctcctcgcaTATATTGGCCAGGATGGAAGCAGACAAGCTTGGTTAGGATTTTGCACAGCTCGTCTAGGACGATGTCGCAGAGCTCAAATTGGGGATGCAGAGCTCCCTATTGGTtaagagagacagagagatTTGCATTCGATTCTTTTGGAGAAATTGGGGAGTGAGACCGTCGAGGAGGAGCAGTTTTAGTCGTCCTCGTCAGTGTAGTTGATGGATGATTGGCTGCAGGCGATATATTCTACCGGCAGTGCTCACTGCTCAGGTCGTTCTCGTGCGGAAGCATCGATCGGACTGAGGAAGAAGCGAACAAGATGCGCAGGCGGAGAGGAAAcgtacatctttttctttccttttgctcTTGCCGGTCCCACCCTCCCACCTTTGGCACTAAACGTGCTAGCGCTTTTTGACGGGCGAGCGAGCGAGGAGTTACCGACGACCTTGGAGTCGCATATATCTTTTAGTCTTTGGGTACGACGGCAATTGAGAAATTACGAGTGGAGCAGCATGCTGGGGAAACACCTTCGAAATCCCATTTGGAGGGACAATTAACCCTGACGGTTTGTTTGATTGTAGCGAACTCTAAGTGCAGAGAAAAGGAGGACGGAAATGAATGACCTTCAGGACACGACGGTGGTGGGATGGCCCTCGCGACTCCCTCTAGGAACCTGCTGCGTTCGGCCCATTTTCAGCACGGGTTATCCGTGACAAAAGACCCTTCGACCTCCAAAGGAGCTAAGCACGCGTCGGAAGACCACGTTAGCCGCCACATGGAATGAAGGAGCTGTACGAGGAGCTAGTTGAAAGAGTCCTTTGCCGTATTCCCCGTTGTACCCCGGAATATTCCTCGAATCTAGCCGTTAGGTAACGGTATTTTGTAATCGTACTTTGTGGCGGTTgatctccctataaatagaggtgtcACTGTAATCGATGGGACGGCTGGTTCGAAGTAAATGAAAGTAATGTCATTTAGTGCTCTTCTTTACATTTCATTTTATTGTTCTGGTGATCTCAATTTTGGACTGGTAGAATAAGAATAGGACAGACACTTGATTCTCTCCTCCCGACGAAGGGGCCCTCACCCCTTCGGAGGAAGAACTCGCAGGCTGTTGTGACGAAGTCCACTTCGAAGCCGTTTTGCACCAACACAGCAATCGCGCCTGACACACATCAGGGCAAGTGAATTCTCCTTCATGTAAATGGACGGCGTGAAGGGGGAAAAAATCCATCCAACAATCGCAGGCAAATGGAAGAACAGTGCACATACGTGAACTCATGAAGAGAGAGCTGATTGCATCCATCAACGTTTCAGTACCCAATTTGGACAACCAGTGCAGAGAAGTCACATTCTCGACTGGGAGGCCCACAATTTAGAGAGGCACATGATCTTGAGCATTCGCAACCCCCTTTCTCGGAGGAAGAGATATTGGCAGCAGTGAGAGAAATAGCTGCAGATAAGGCCCTGATGGCTACATTGGGGCAGTTTCTCAAGGCAAGCTGGTCAGTAATCAAAGATGATGTcatggcagcagccagcagTGAACTTCTTCCATAACCAACATGATCAACATTTCAACAACCTGAACTCAACACATCTGATCCTCCCGATTCCAAAGAAGCCAGATGCAAAGTGTGTCAGACTTTCGACCCGTCAGCCTCACTCATAGTGTTGCAAAACTTACCTAGGAGAAAGACCATGGCAACTCGGTTGGCTGATAGTCTGAATCTACTGGTTTCAAGAGCACAAAGCGCGTTCATTAAAAGTTCAGGATTAGTATGCTTGCCGACGATGCGGCATTTTTTCCTCAACCTGTCATGGAAGACGTGATGTGTTTgcgcttcagagttcagacttcaAATTGGCATGATCTCCGGTATATGAAGTGCAAAAATGTTACTATAGTTAGGTAACTAAAACTGTTCCTTTCCCCACGATCCTTACTAAGAACAGACTAAGAACTGTGCCTAATTGTGAAGCGTGTCAGTGAAGCCAAGAACAAAAACGAAATTATCGTACTGTCGACTTCAAAACTTAAATCTGACAGGAGAAATGAGAGCACGAAACTTTACAGGATGGTAACTGATGGAATCAGTCTGCTGGTAACAAATGAATTAAACGATGCCAAATTATAAGCCGTTCCTGACCTTACGACTGATAAACACCAAAGCTGCAACAAAGAATACGTCACTGCCTGTGTAAAAATAAAGTACCTCACAATTAAGAATACAATGCGTGAACACCTAGTGGTACTTCTGGCTGCTCCTTGCAACTTTAGCCAACATTACCTAGCTGGGCATGTTTGATGTGCTTGAGGCATGATCTTTGAACAACCTGATATACTCTTGGCCTTGGAGGGGTATGCAACTGGCCTGCTACATTGACCTTTTCGTTCCATGCAACGACCATCCTTTACGTTTCTCTACTTATGAACTCAGTGTTTCAGCAAAAGTCAATGAGCATGGATCTggatcataaagaacatgcacACCATATTTGCAACTTCAAGAGAATGTTGGTTCTCTGCAAAacatggaaaaagaaaagtgaaAACAAACCTTTGGGACATCATGCCAAATTGATCAGCTACATTTGGCAGGTTTCTTTCCAAAAGCCACATGAGTGCAAAATATATGTTCATCCTAAAGTGAGGAGAGCAGGACATCAGAAGTAATTGCAGCATAGAAACAAAAGAACACTGCTGACATCTAGCGCTCATCTCATACACCCCTTTGACTAATCACTAAAAGAAAACCTAAACAATGAAGGCTTGTCTGTGGATAACTCAAATGCTTCATTACTACAAATCATCCAAATTACTGGCACTAGCATAAAAATGATCATCCTTGCATAGATGCCCTTAGCCACACCCCTCCTGAACATGGATAATATGATCCAGATTTGTGACCTGTGTGCCAAACAGGCTGGACCAGTGAATGACAATGAAAGCAAGTTATAAAATATACAAGTCCTATGAAACATGACTAGACATCAGTATGAACACGACAGCTTAAGATTGGAATAGCAAGACTGCAGAGATCCAAACATCATGGTGGTACGGCAATACAACACAAGGGCTAGTAGAAGATACAAGGCTGAACCTGGTAAAAAAAGATTGAAGCAATTTAAACAGTTCTCCCAGCCTAAAATTAGCAAAAGGTTTTAGAGTAAAGGTTTGCCTTTTGCTAATACCGAAAACAGCAAATTAGGATCCAGTAACAGATGGGGTCAACAAGAAACAGTTACAGTTACAGCTTACATGTAGAAAATGGCAGGAGCTTCTAATTGCCGAATTCTCATTCCACATAGTCAGCATGTCTATTTTGTTATCTACTTCAAATCAATCTCAATAGTTTCGCTCTGCTCAAATAACTCATCAAGATCTTTGAATCCACTTGATGTGtgaaattattaaaaaaaactagccCATTTGATGTGTTTGGATAAAACCCTCTGGAACATAAAGGTAAAATTTAGTTGAACTGAAATCAAATTACCAAAGCAGGAAAGAAGTGTCATGATCATTTGTGGCTACATGGTGGACCAcatggaaggaaagaaacagGCGGGCATTACAGGGAGTCAGGGACAAGAGCTCAATGCAGAACAAATTGCTTGCGGCATGGAGGAGGACAACAAACAGAAGAAAGAGCATACTGTGGTCCGTGTGATGCACAGCCATACAGGCAGATATCAGAGAGGACAATGGACACCGGGGTAAAAAGgaacttgcaagttgcaactagAGAGACCATCGCCTGCTTCTGCACTAGCCCTGCATTATAGTTTAAGAGGGGGCAGTCTACGATACAATTAACTGGAGACAGCCTTTTCTTTAGATGAACTGGAAACAGCTCATGCCATCCAAGAAAATAAGATCTATGACAGTTTGCAGTTATGACCAAATTGTAAACTACAAATAATTTGTGTCAGTGAACTGAAAGGAATGCAGGACTATTGCTCTGGATCACAAAACCAATGTCATGGTGCAAAGTCTTTCTAAATTGGGGTCAAGTAGGCAAAAGTTGAACTTGTGGGTCTGTCATACATGTAACAGACAGACATACTGCAATGGATCAACTTGATTTTATATCTCACCCACGGCCTCAAAGGCTGCAGAGTACTTCCCTGAAGGCAGTAGGATCTTTCAGGCTTATGCTAAATCTGAAGCCCAAGAGTGAGAAGGTGTCATGAAAGGCTGAAGTTTTATGCAACCTACACAGAATGTGCACATACAAAAATTGGCATTAATACATCATTTTGCCTCCTGCGACCTGCGCAACCAATTAAAAGTGAACTATGAACTGGCCCCAACCTCAAATGGTTCATGAAACCACATTGGAGCCATTCCACAACTGGAGATGCCATTCCACAGGCAAGCACGGCAAACTCTGATGTGATTGCGAGCAAAACTGGGACGAACTCTGCAGTCACACAGCCGTGCCCGTGATTCTGCTAGAGTACAAATAAATCTGAAACCGACCTACAACGGAAACGTACCTCGCTGCTCCTGCTGATTTACCGCTCATCCAAGGCCAAACCCCTCCCCCACGCCCGTGAGGAAAACCCCCGCCGATCCCGGTCGCAAACTGcgtcgctggccgccgccgccgccgattccgTTCGTCAGGTTCGCGCTGCAGAATGATGCGGCTCATAGGGCCCGGCCGGGTTCAAAAGACCAACCCAACAACCCGGCCCGACCACTTGAACAAGTCAAATACCCGTCCCCCcgcccctctctcctcccttctccccttcttgtcttcctccttctcccctCGCGGCCTCGCCCAAGAATCAAGAATCCCCCGCGGCTCCCACCCCACGCCCAAGAACGCCGGCACACGCACTCGGCCTCCCGCATCTCTTCTTGGTCTCCTTCCTTCGTCTCCCTCGCGGAAAGAAATCAAGAATCCCTCGCGGAAAGAAATCAAGAATCCCCGGCCGCTGCCACCCCACGCCCAAGAACCAAGACTCGACGGTCGCCAGGGTGTATTACGATTTCTTGCGCAAGGCGTGGTGCTCGTGCTCGACGCCGAGGCAAGGGCGATGGGGTTCGACTGCGTGGACAACGACAGCTGGATCTTCTCGCCCGCACCGTGGGGCGACGTCGACGAGGCCTCGGTGAGGAAGGCTTTCGACGGGACCAGCGACGGCCGTCTCTCCATCACCGCGGTGCGTCGCTGCTACCACCGCGACGCGCGCGCCGTCAGGTTTCTGGATAGCACGAAGGGGCGGG encodes the following:
- the LOC117859244 gene encoding probable peptide/nitrate transporter At3g43790 isoform X2, with translation MIRDLKIAKQEQDIGFYAGFIGAIYFLARTFTSVPWGIFADKYGRKPCIVISILSVIVFNTLFGLSTSYWMAIVTRGLLGLLCGILGPIKAYATEVCRKEHQALGISLVTSSRAIALVIGPAIGGFLAQPAEKYPNLFSKESIFGRFPYFLPSFFISMLAAGSCIACIWLPETLHFHDGEKVEAIDALEAQVADSNLEGGKAKEASDTSTKNLLKNWQLMSAIIIYCIFCLHDTAYLETFSLWAVSSRKFRGLNLTSQDVGTVLAVSGIGVLVYQLALYPFIVKYFGSIRPLRPVAVLSILLLATYPFMANLQETELKILINIASLLKNVFSATITTACNILQNNAVTQEQRGVANGISVTIMSLFKGVAPAAAGILFSWAQKHMTGLFLPGDQILFLMINMVSIIGLLLTFKPFFNMSSALRRS
- the LOC117859244 gene encoding probable peptide/nitrate transporter At3g43790 isoform X1; protein product: MDGGEAVAAPLLGTNSKRRSREGCPGCRLEEANNMSTGIPYRNFFYIWIVCLTSTLPILSSFPYLYFMIRDLKIAKQEQDIGFYAGFIGAIYFLARTFTSVPWGIFADKYGRKPCIVISILSVIVFNTLFGLSTSYWMAIVTRGLLGLLCGILGPIKAYATEVCRKEHQALGISLVTSSRAIALVIGPAIGGFLAQPAEKYPNLFSKESIFGRFPYFLPSFFISMLAAGSCIACIWLPETLHFHDGEKVEAIDALEAQVADSNLEGGKAKEASDTSTKNLLKNWQLMSAIIIYCIFCLHDTAYLETFSLWAVSSRKFRGLNLTSQDVGTVLAVSGIGVLVYQLALYPFIVKYFGSIRPLRPVAVLSILLLATYPFMANLQETELKILINIASLLKNVFSATITTACNILQNNAVTQEQRGVANGISVTIMSLFKGVAPAAAGILFSWAQKHMTGLFLPGDQILFLMINMVSIIGLLLTFKPFFNMSSALRRS
- the LOC117855471 gene encoding uncharacterized protein translates to MMRLIGPGRVQKTNPTTRPDHLNKSNTRPPAPLSSLLPFLSSSFSPRGLAQESRIPRGSHPTPKNAGTRTRPPASLLGLLPSSPSRKEIKNPSRKEIKNPRPLPPHAQEPRLDGRQGVLRFLAQGVVLVLDAEARAMGFDCVDNDSWIFSPAPWGDVDEASVRKAFDGTSDGRLSITAVRRCYHRDARAVRFLDSTKGRGAWAFGWYGAAAHHVQVAADGGDLTVNWPLLGAVRAHGRGIHLSVQGKPMPSVELSVASMNDQQTAHLLFCVLSPGFPEIIDAGSPQSQASSPLFRSGTDAMENPTWHVIWESSAGTQILPLYMVSFRPTQRYKRTGSPHEEASIQKKVRLSV